One window of Erwinia aphidicola genomic DNA carries:
- the qseC gene encoding quorum sensing histidine kinase QseC, whose translation MIQRSLRVRLMLGFLLLSLLCWGAAALGSWWQTRHNINELFDTQQMLFAKRLLRLNPDQFSADLAALPKSKKLLRHHRGDQDDDALAFAVFTRDGKMVLNDGDKGKDFIFDYQRDGFRDGQLKDDDDRWRMVWLHTLDDKYVVVVGQEWDYRDDLTRDLVQTNLTPWLVALPVMLLLMLWLVTWELRPLKHIAHQLRQRKADDTAPVEVKRLPQEVRPLLSELNQLFSRIGEMLQRERRFTSDAAHELRSPLAALKVQTEVAQLAHDDSAMRHHALTSLDAGIDRATRLVDQLLTLSRLDAGQQLEKQRLDWQSIIQQAVVEHYSRAQAAGVELALDAPTEPVIQLGNPLLLALLVRNLLDNAIRYSPAGSEVRITLAAGRLQVLDNGPGVSPEVLTRIGERFYRPPGQEQSGSGLGLSIVHQIAQLHGMKVTMSNRQEGGFAVTVQL comes from the coding sequence GTGATACAGCGCAGCCTGCGCGTGCGCCTGATGCTGGGCTTCCTGCTGCTCAGCCTGCTGTGCTGGGGCGCAGCGGCGCTGGGTTCCTGGTGGCAGACGCGCCACAACATCAATGAACTGTTTGATACCCAGCAGATGCTGTTCGCTAAGCGCCTGCTGCGCCTCAACCCCGACCAGTTCAGCGCCGATTTAGCCGCCCTGCCCAAAAGCAAAAAACTGCTGCGCCACCATCGCGGCGATCAGGACGATGACGCGCTGGCCTTCGCCGTCTTTACCCGCGATGGCAAAATGGTGCTGAATGATGGCGATAAGGGTAAAGATTTTATCTTTGACTATCAGCGAGATGGTTTTCGTGACGGCCAGTTGAAAGACGATGACGACCGCTGGCGCATGGTGTGGCTGCACACTCTGGATGACAAATACGTGGTGGTGGTCGGCCAGGAGTGGGACTACCGCGACGACCTGACGCGTGACCTGGTGCAGACCAATCTGACGCCGTGGCTGGTGGCGCTGCCGGTGATGCTGCTGCTGATGCTGTGGCTGGTGACGTGGGAACTGCGCCCGCTGAAGCATATCGCCCACCAGCTGCGCCAGCGTAAAGCGGATGATACCGCCCCGGTCGAGGTAAAACGACTGCCGCAGGAGGTGCGCCCGCTGCTGAGCGAGCTGAACCAGCTGTTCAGCCGTATCGGGGAGATGCTGCAGCGTGAACGGCGCTTTACCTCCGATGCCGCCCACGAACTGCGCAGCCCGCTGGCGGCGCTGAAGGTGCAGACCGAGGTTGCCCAGCTGGCGCACGACGACAGCGCCATGCGCCACCATGCGCTTACCAGCCTGGATGCGGGTATCGACCGCGCCACCCGGCTGGTGGATCAGCTGCTAACCCTTTCAAGGCTGGACGCCGGCCAGCAGCTGGAAAAACAGCGTCTCGACTGGCAGAGCATCATCCAGCAGGCGGTGGTTGAGCACTATTCCCGCGCCCAGGCTGCCGGCGTGGAGCTGGCGCTTGATGCCCCGACAGAACCGGTTATCCAGCTGGGCAACCCGCTACTGCTGGCGCTGCTGGTGCGCAACCTGCTGGATAACGCCATCCGCTACAGCCCGGCGGGCAGCGAGGTGCGCATCACGCTGGCAGCGGGACGTTTGCAGGTGCTGGATAACGGGCCGGGCGTCAGCCCTGAAGTCCTGACGCGTATCGGTGAACGCTTCTATCGCCCGCCGGGTCAGGAACAGTCCGGCAGCGGATTAGGCTTGTCGATCGTTCATCAAATTGCCCAGCTGCACGGCATGAAGGTCACGATGAGCAATCGTCAGGAAGGCGGGTTTGCGGTGACGGTGCAGTTGTAG
- the qseB gene encoding quorum sensing response regulator transcription factor QseB, giving the protein MRILLIEDDRLIGDGIKAGLGKLGFSVDWFNKGSEGLRALAAAPYDAVVLDLSLPEIDGLEILRQWRRQGRDEPVLILTARDALEQRVSGLQQGADDYLCKPFALTEVAARLQALIRRRHGQLQPTLQHAGVVMEPGSHTVTLNGEPLVLKARELALLELFLLNAGRVLTRAQLEEKLYGWDDDVSSNAVEVHIHHLRKKLGSEFIRTVHGVGYTLGAKS; this is encoded by the coding sequence ATGAGAATTTTACTAATTGAAGATGACCGCCTGATTGGCGACGGCATCAAAGCCGGGCTGGGCAAGCTGGGTTTCAGCGTGGACTGGTTTAATAAAGGCAGTGAAGGCCTGCGCGCATTAGCGGCGGCGCCCTATGATGCGGTGGTGCTGGACCTCAGCCTGCCGGAGATCGACGGGCTGGAGATCCTGCGCCAGTGGCGGCGGCAGGGGCGCGATGAGCCGGTGCTGATCCTCACCGCCCGCGATGCGCTGGAGCAGCGCGTCAGCGGGCTACAGCAGGGCGCGGATGACTATCTGTGCAAACCCTTCGCCCTGACGGAGGTCGCCGCACGCCTGCAGGCGCTGATCCGCCGCCGTCACGGCCAGCTGCAGCCAACGCTGCAACATGCGGGTGTGGTGATGGAGCCGGGTTCGCACACCGTGACCCTCAACGGCGAGCCGCTGGTGCTGAAAGCGCGCGAGCTGGCGCTGCTGGAGCTGTTCCTGCTCAACGCCGGGCGGGTGCTGACGCGCGCGCAGCTGGAAGAGAAGCTGTATGGCTGGGACGACGACGTCTCCAGCAACGCCGTTGAGGTGCATATTCACCACCTGCGTAAAAAGCTCGGCAGCGAGTTTATTCGCACCGTACACGGCGTCGGCTACACCCTGGGGGCGAAGTCGTGA
- a CDS encoding YgiW/YdeI family stress tolerance OB fold protein — MKKTAALLAISALMSTPVLAAQTGGFVDPNAPTAQVQKGGFSGPNGTVATVKQAQDMKDDAWVTMRGNIEKRIGDEDYQFRDATGTMTVEIDHKRWEGQTVGPNDKVELQGKLDKDFNSMELDVKQVRKIAN, encoded by the coding sequence ATGAAGAAGACAGCTGCATTACTGGCGATTAGCGCCCTGATGTCGACTCCGGTACTGGCTGCACAGACTGGCGGATTTGTTGACCCGAATGCACCCACCGCGCAGGTACAGAAAGGCGGTTTTAGCGGCCCGAACGGCACGGTTGCTACCGTCAAGCAGGCGCAGGATATGAAGGATGATGCCTGGGTCACGATGCGCGGCAATATTGAAAAGCGCATCGGTGATGAAGACTACCAGTTCCGTGACGCCACCGGCACCATGACGGTGGAGATCGACCACAAGCGCTGGGAAGGGCAAACCGTCGGTCCGAACGATAAAGTTGAGCTGCAGGGCAAACTGGATAAAGACTTCAACTCCATGGAGCTGGACGTGAAGCAGGTGCGTAAAATCGCTAACTGA
- a CDS encoding LysR family transcriptional regulator: MELRYLRYFVAVAETRHFTKAAELLNISQPPLSQQIKKLEEEIGTPLLKRLTRGVELTDAGEAFYQDARQILELSAHALEKAKGIARGISGQLSIGFASSTAFHPQIFRLLRRFQDSFPAITLLPREENMATLMHELQEGLLDAAFVRLPCESSKAFNLKMIASEKMALVLPQGHRLADTPRLSLAALRAEPLVLFPREVAPSLYEVIISACLRAGFQPDSVQQSPQISSAINMVAAGFGITIIPDSLRSIQLPGVSFHQIEDAALSSDIALAWRRWDRSPAVHHLAESLSG; this comes from the coding sequence ATGGAACTCCGGTATCTTCGCTATTTCGTGGCCGTTGCCGAAACCCGGCACTTCACTAAAGCGGCAGAGCTGCTGAACATCTCGCAGCCGCCGCTCAGCCAGCAGATCAAAAAGCTGGAAGAGGAGATCGGCACGCCTTTATTGAAACGGCTAACGCGTGGTGTGGAGCTGACCGATGCCGGGGAAGCGTTTTATCAGGATGCCCGTCAGATCCTCGAACTGTCGGCCCATGCGCTGGAGAAAGCGAAAGGCATCGCGCGCGGCATCAGCGGCCAGCTGTCGATTGGCTTTGCCAGCTCCACCGCCTTTCATCCGCAGATATTCCGCCTGCTGCGCCGCTTTCAGGACAGTTTTCCGGCCATCACGCTGCTGCCGCGCGAAGAAAATATGGCCACTCTGATGCATGAGTTACAGGAAGGGCTGCTGGATGCGGCGTTCGTGCGCCTGCCCTGTGAGAGCAGCAAAGCCTTTAATCTGAAGATGATTGCCAGTGAGAAGATGGCGCTGGTACTGCCGCAGGGGCATCGGCTGGCGGACACGCCGCGCCTGTCGCTGGCGGCGCTGCGCGCGGAGCCGCTGGTGCTGTTCCCGCGAGAGGTGGCACCAAGCCTGTATGAAGTGATTATCAGTGCCTGCCTGCGCGCCGGGTTTCAGCCGGATAGCGTGCAGCAGTCGCCGCAGATTTCATCGGCGATTAACATGGTGGCCGCCGGGTTTGGCATCACCATCATTCCTGACTCCCTGCGCAGTATCCAGCTGCCCGGCGTCAGCTTCCATCAGATTGAGGATGCTGCGCTGAGCAGTGATATTGCGCTCGCCTGGCGGCGCTGGGATCGCTCTCCGGCCGTCCATCATCTGGCGGAGAGCCTGAGCGGATGA
- the budA gene encoding acetolactate decarboxylase, with protein MTDSVTGCSCEEQLTSTVRELQKERPESVIYQTSLMSALLSGVYDGTTTVADLLRKGDFGLGTFNQLDGELIAFNSEVYQLRSDGSARTASPQQQSPFAVMTFFRPQYQHHFSGPATRAEVHHVIDQCVTSDNQFCALRIDGQFRVAETRTVPCQHRPYKSMPEVLGKQPTFHFHQRSGVLIGFRTPQYMQGINVAGYHEHFITDDRQGGGHLLDYQLEHGTLSFGEISKLVIDLPGDSDFLHANLNPENLDSAIRAVES; from the coding sequence ATGACAGATTCTGTAACGGGTTGTTCATGTGAAGAACAGCTCACCAGCACCGTCAGGGAGCTGCAGAAGGAAAGGCCAGAAAGTGTTATCTATCAGACCTCACTGATGAGCGCACTGCTCAGCGGCGTCTACGACGGCACCACCACCGTGGCGGATCTGCTCAGGAAGGGCGATTTTGGCCTTGGAACCTTTAACCAGCTGGATGGTGAACTGATCGCTTTTAACAGCGAGGTGTATCAGCTGCGTTCGGACGGCAGCGCCCGCACCGCCAGCCCGCAGCAGCAATCGCCGTTTGCGGTGATGACCTTCTTCCGCCCGCAGTATCAGCACCACTTCAGCGGCCCGGCGACCCGTGCTGAAGTGCATCACGTCATCGACCAGTGCGTCACGTCCGATAACCAGTTCTGCGCGCTGCGTATCGACGGGCAGTTCCGCGTGGCGGAAACCCGCACCGTACCCTGCCAGCACCGGCCGTATAAATCGATGCCGGAGGTGCTCGGCAAGCAGCCTACCTTCCATTTTCATCAGCGAAGCGGCGTGCTGATCGGTTTCCGCACCCCGCAATACATGCAGGGTATTAACGTAGCGGGATACCACGAACACTTTATTACCGACGATCGCCAGGGCGGCGGCCATCTGCTCGACTACCAGCTGGAGCACGGCACGCTGAGCTTTGGTGAGATCAGCAAGCTGGTGATCGACCTGCCTGGCGACAGCGACTTTCTGCACGCCAATCTCAACCCGGAAAATCTGGATTCTGCCATTCGCGCAGTCGAAAGCTGA
- the alsS gene encoding acetolactate synthase AlsS produces MKNVTEVQQWAHGADLVVAQLEAQGVKQVFGIPGAKIDKVFDSLLDTTIQTIPVRHEANAAFMAAAVGRLTGKAGVALVTSGPGCSNLITGMATATSEGDPLVALGGAVKRADSAKQVHQSMDTVAMFRPVSKFAVEVSSGNAIAEVLSNAFRSAEQGRPGGAFVSLPQDIVNEPVRANLLTANGQLLMGPAPDAAIAAVARQVAQAKNPVLLLGLMASQPENSAALHQLLTRSHIPVTSTYQAAGAVHQDHFSRFAGRVGLFNNQAGDRLLKEADLIITIGYSPVEYEPAMWNNGTATLVHIDVLPADSDSCYLPDAELVGDIAATLNKLTAQISHPLTLSPQAAAILQDRQQQRELLSLRGHQLDQFALHPLRIVRAMQDIINSDVTLTVDMGSFHIWIARYLYSFRARQIMISNGQQTMGVALPWAIGAWLVDPSRKVVSVSGDGGFLQSSMELETAVRLGANLLHIIWVDQEYNMVAMQEEKKYQRVSGVKFGPIDFKAYAESFGAAGFAVESAAMLEPTLRKAMDVNGPAVVAIPVDYADNHLLMGQLHLSQLL; encoded by the coding sequence ATGAAAAATGTAACCGAGGTTCAACAGTGGGCGCACGGCGCCGATTTAGTGGTGGCGCAGCTGGAAGCGCAGGGCGTGAAGCAGGTGTTTGGCATCCCCGGCGCGAAAATCGATAAGGTGTTTGATTCGCTGCTGGATACCACCATTCAGACTATCCCGGTACGTCACGAGGCCAATGCGGCGTTTATGGCAGCGGCGGTGGGCAGGCTGACCGGCAAAGCGGGCGTGGCGCTGGTGACCTCCGGCCCCGGCTGCTCCAATCTGATCACCGGCATGGCCACGGCCACCAGTGAAGGCGACCCGCTGGTGGCGCTGGGCGGTGCGGTAAAACGCGCCGACAGCGCCAAGCAGGTGCATCAGAGCATGGATACGGTGGCGATGTTCCGACCGGTGAGTAAATTCGCCGTTGAGGTGAGCTCCGGGAATGCGATTGCCGAAGTGCTGTCGAACGCCTTTCGCAGCGCGGAACAGGGGCGGCCAGGCGGGGCATTTGTCAGCCTGCCGCAGGATATCGTTAACGAACCGGTGCGGGCCAATTTGCTGACGGCAAACGGCCAGCTACTGATGGGCCCGGCGCCGGATGCGGCTATCGCTGCCGTGGCTCGCCAGGTCGCCCAGGCGAAAAATCCGGTGCTGCTGCTTGGCTTGATGGCCAGCCAGCCGGAGAACAGCGCGGCGCTGCACCAGCTGCTGACGCGCAGCCATATTCCGGTCACCAGCACTTATCAGGCCGCGGGCGCGGTGCATCAGGATCACTTCTCACGCTTTGCCGGCCGCGTCGGGCTGTTTAACAATCAGGCCGGAGATCGCCTGCTGAAAGAGGCGGATCTGATTATCACCATTGGCTACAGCCCGGTGGAGTATGAACCGGCGATGTGGAACAACGGCACGGCGACGCTGGTGCATATTGATGTGCTGCCAGCCGACAGCGATAGCTGCTATCTGCCGGACGCCGAGCTGGTGGGGGATATTGCCGCCACGCTGAACAAGCTGACGGCGCAGATTAGCCACCCGCTCACCCTCAGCCCGCAGGCGGCGGCGATCCTGCAGGATCGCCAGCAGCAGCGCGAACTGCTGTCGCTGCGCGGCCATCAGCTGGATCAGTTTGCCCTGCACCCGCTGCGCATCGTGCGCGCCATGCAGGACATTATTAACAGCGACGTCACCCTGACGGTGGATATGGGCAGTTTCCATATCTGGATTGCCCGCTATCTTTACAGCTTCCGCGCACGCCAGATTATGATCTCCAACGGTCAGCAGACGATGGGCGTGGCGCTGCCGTGGGCGATCGGTGCCTGGCTGGTGGACCCGAGCCGCAAAGTGGTGTCCGTTTCCGGCGACGGTGGCTTCCTGCAGTCGAGCATGGAGCTGGAAACCGCCGTGCGGCTGGGCGCCAACCTGCTGCATATTATCTGGGTCGACCAGGAGTACAATATGGTCGCGATGCAGGAAGAGAAGAAATACCAGCGTGTTTCAGGCGTGAAATTCGGCCCGATTGATTTTAAAGCCTATGCCGAATCGTTTGGCGCCGCCGGATTCGCGGTGGAGAGCGCAGCGATGCTGGAGCCGACGCTGCGCAAGGCGATGGATGTGAATGGCCCGGCGGTGGTCGCCATTCCGGTGGATTATGCCGACAATCACCTGCTGATGGGCCAGCTGCACCTTAGCCAGCTCCTGTAG
- the rbsD gene encoding D-ribose pyranase: MKKGTLLNSDISSVISRLGHTDSIVIGDAGLPIPQGPQRIDLALTHGTPGFLQVVDVVTREMQVESAIIAEEIKQHNPQLHSELVALLESLQQLQGNTISIRYVSHEQFKQQTQCSQAVIRSGECSPYANIILGAGVTF, encoded by the coding sequence ATGAAAAAAGGCACCTTACTGAATTCTGATATCTCATCCGTGATCTCCCGTCTGGGTCATACCGACAGCATCGTGATTGGTGATGCCGGCCTGCCGATCCCGCAAGGGCCGCAGCGCATTGACCTGGCGTTAACCCACGGCACCCCTGGCTTTTTGCAGGTGGTCGATGTGGTCACGCGTGAGATGCAGGTCGAGAGTGCCATCATCGCGGAGGAGATTAAGCAGCATAATCCGCAGCTCCATAGCGAACTGGTCGCCCTGCTCGAATCCTTGCAACAACTCCAGGGAAACACCATCAGTATCCGTTATGTCAGTCACGAACAGTTCAAACAACAAACCCAGTGCAGCCAGGCGGTGATTCGCAGCGGGGAGTGTTCCCCGTATGCGAATATCATCCTTGGCGCTGGCGTGACCTTCTGA
- the rbsA gene encoding ribose ABC transporter ATP-binding protein RbsA has product MQPLLQLKGIDKSFPGVKALSGAALSVYPGRVMALVGENGAGKSTMMKVLTGIYARDAGTFTWLGKETTFSGPKESQEAGIGIIHQELNLIPQLSIAENIFLGREFVNRFGRIQWKKMHAEADALLKRLNLRFSSHKLVGDLSIGDQQMVEIAKVLSFESKVIVMDEPTDALTDTETVSLFRVINELKAQGCGIVYISHRMKEIFEICDDVTIFRDGQFIAEREVATLTEESLIEMMVGRKLEEQYPRLDKAPGAVRLTVEHLSGSGVEDVSFTLRKGEILGVAGLMGAGRTELMKVLYGALARSGGTVTLDGKTVVSRSPEEGLANGIVYISEDRKRDGLVLGMSVKENMSLTALNYFSYGGGRLKHAEEEMAVGDFIKLFNVKTPSMNQPIGLLSGGNQQKVAIARGLMTRPKVLILDEPTRGVDVGAKKEIYQLINQFKQEGLSIILVSSEMPEVLGMSDRVLVMHEGRLSGDFPIEQASQEILMAAAVGKQHSAELATL; this is encoded by the coding sequence ATGCAACCTTTACTGCAACTGAAAGGCATTGATAAATCCTTCCCCGGCGTGAAAGCGCTGTCGGGGGCGGCGCTGTCTGTCTATCCGGGCCGCGTGATGGCGCTGGTCGGCGAAAACGGCGCGGGCAAGTCCACCATGATGAAAGTGCTGACCGGGATTTATGCCCGTGATGCCGGAACCTTTACCTGGCTGGGCAAAGAGACCACCTTCAGCGGGCCGAAAGAGTCGCAGGAAGCGGGGATCGGCATTATCCACCAGGAGCTGAACCTGATCCCGCAGCTGAGCATCGCCGAGAATATCTTTCTTGGCCGCGAATTCGTTAACCGCTTCGGCCGCATCCAGTGGAAAAAGATGCATGCCGAGGCGGATGCGCTGTTAAAGCGCCTCAATCTGCGCTTCAGCAGCCACAAGCTGGTGGGCGACCTGTCGATTGGCGATCAGCAGATGGTGGAGATTGCCAAAGTGCTGAGCTTCGAGTCGAAAGTGATCGTGATGGATGAACCCACCGATGCGCTGACCGATACCGAAACCGTCTCGCTGTTCCGGGTGATTAACGAGCTGAAAGCCCAGGGCTGCGGCATCGTGTATATCTCCCACCGCATGAAAGAGATTTTCGAGATCTGCGACGACGTCACCATTTTCCGCGACGGGCAGTTTATTGCCGAGCGCGAAGTGGCGACGCTGACCGAAGAGTCGCTGATTGAAATGATGGTTGGCCGCAAGCTGGAAGAGCAGTATCCACGCCTGGATAAAGCGCCGGGCGCGGTGCGCCTGACGGTTGAGCACCTCAGCGGTTCCGGCGTGGAGGATGTCAGCTTCACGCTGCGCAAGGGTGAAATCCTCGGCGTGGCCGGGCTGATGGGCGCAGGTCGTACCGAGCTGATGAAAGTGCTGTACGGCGCGCTGGCGCGCAGCGGTGGCACCGTGACGCTGGATGGCAAAACCGTGGTATCGCGCTCGCCGGAAGAGGGGCTGGCCAACGGCATCGTCTATATCTCTGAAGACCGCAAGCGTGATGGCCTGGTGCTGGGCATGTCGGTGAAAGAGAACATGTCGCTCACCGCGCTTAACTACTTCAGCTATGGCGGAGGCCGCCTGAAGCATGCCGAAGAAGAGATGGCGGTCGGCGACTTTATCAAACTGTTCAATGTCAAAACTCCGTCGATGAACCAGCCTATCGGCCTGCTGTCCGGCGGCAATCAGCAAAAAGTGGCGATTGCCCGCGGGCTGATGACCCGGCCTAAAGTGCTGATCCTCGATGAGCCAACGCGCGGCGTCGACGTTGGGGCGAAAAAAGAGATCTATCAGCTGATCAACCAATTTAAGCAGGAGGGGCTGAGCATCATTCTCGTCTCTTCTGAAATGCCGGAAGTACTGGGCATGAGCGACCGCGTGCTGGTGATGCACGAAGGGCGTCTGAGCGGTGACTTCCCGATTGAACAAGCCTCGCAGGAAATTTTGATGGCGGCGGCGGTAGGCAAACAACACAGCGCGGAGCTGGCAACACTATGA
- the rbsC gene encoding ribose ABC transporter permease encodes MSTQTIPSRRLTVKAWLVEQKSLIALVVLIAIVSSMSPNFFTVANLFNILQQTSVNAIMAVGMTLVILTSGIDLSVGSLLALTGAVAASIVGLEVNALVAVAASLALGAFIGAITGTIVARGKVQAFIATLVMMLLLRGVTMVYTNGSPINTGFNDNADLFGWFGIGRPLGIPTPVWIMAIVFLAAWYMLHHTRLGRYIYALGGNEAATRLSGISVNRVKIIVYALCGMLAALAGTIEVARLSSAQPTAGTGYELDAIAAVVLGGTSLAGGKGRIMGTLIGALILGFLNNGLNLLGVSSYYQMIVKAVVILLAVLVDNKSSK; translated from the coding sequence ATGAGTACGCAAACAATCCCTTCACGCCGCCTGACCGTTAAGGCATGGCTGGTTGAGCAGAAATCGCTGATTGCGCTGGTGGTGCTGATTGCCATCGTTTCCAGCATGAGCCCGAACTTTTTCACCGTGGCAAACCTGTTCAACATTCTGCAACAGACCTCGGTAAACGCCATTATGGCGGTCGGGATGACGCTGGTGATCCTCACCTCCGGCATCGACCTTTCCGTGGGTTCGCTGCTGGCGCTGACCGGGGCGGTGGCGGCTTCGATTGTCGGGCTGGAGGTCAATGCGCTGGTGGCGGTGGCGGCTTCGCTGGCGCTCGGTGCCTTTATTGGCGCGATCACCGGCACCATTGTGGCCAGGGGCAAAGTGCAGGCGTTTATCGCCACGCTGGTGATGATGCTGCTGCTGCGCGGGGTGACCATGGTTTACACCAACGGCAGCCCGATCAATACCGGCTTTAATGACAACGCGGATCTGTTTGGCTGGTTTGGCATTGGCCGCCCGCTGGGCATCCCGACGCCGGTCTGGATTATGGCTATCGTGTTCCTTGCGGCCTGGTACATGCTGCATCACACCCGGCTGGGCCGCTATATCTATGCACTGGGCGGCAATGAAGCGGCAACGCGCCTGTCCGGTATCAGCGTTAACCGCGTCAAAATTATCGTCTATGCGCTGTGCGGCATGCTGGCGGCGCTGGCGGGCACCATTGAAGTGGCGCGCCTCTCCTCGGCACAGCCCACGGCGGGTACCGGTTACGAGCTGGATGCCATTGCGGCCGTGGTGCTGGGCGGTACCAGCCTGGCAGGCGGTAAAGGCCGGATTATGGGCACGCTGATTGGCGCCCTGATCTTAGGCTTCCTGAATAACGGCCTGAACCTGCTCGGCGTCTCCTCTTACTACCAAATGATCGTCAAAGCTGTGGTGATTTTGCTGGCGGTTCTGGTGGATAACAAAAGCAGTAAATAA
- the rbsB gene encoding ribose ABC transporter substrate-binding protein RbsB — protein MKMRKLTALAVLLGATLSANALAKDTIALVVSTLNNPFFVSLKDGAQKEADKLGYNLVVLDSQNNPAKELANVQDLTVRGTKLLLINPTDSDAVGNAVKMANQAKIPVITLDRVASQGEVVSHVASDNRFGGKMAGDFMAKKVGEGAKIIELQGIAGTSAARERGEGFKQAADAHKFNILASQPADFDRTKGLNVMQNLLTAHPDVQAVFAQNDEMALGALRALQTAGKSDVVVVGFDGTPDGIKAVEGGKLAATVAQLPEQIGVIGVQTADKVLKGQKVQAINPVDLKLVTK, from the coding sequence ATGAAGATGAGAAAACTGACTGCACTCGCCGTACTGTTAGGCGCCACCCTGAGCGCTAACGCGCTGGCAAAAGATACCATTGCGCTGGTGGTCTCAACCCTGAATAACCCGTTCTTCGTCTCGTTGAAAGATGGCGCGCAGAAAGAAGCGGACAAGCTGGGCTACAACCTGGTGGTGCTGGATTCGCAGAACAACCCGGCGAAAGAGCTGGCAAACGTGCAGGACCTGACCGTGCGTGGCACCAAGCTGCTGCTGATTAACCCGACCGATTCTGACGCGGTGGGTAACGCAGTGAAAATGGCAAACCAGGCCAAAATCCCGGTGATCACGCTGGACCGCGTGGCGTCACAGGGCGAAGTGGTTAGCCACGTTGCCTCTGATAACCGCTTCGGTGGCAAAATGGCCGGTGACTTTATGGCGAAGAAAGTTGGCGAAGGTGCGAAAATCATCGAGCTGCAGGGTATTGCCGGAACGTCCGCCGCGCGTGAGCGTGGTGAAGGCTTTAAGCAGGCTGCCGATGCCCACAAGTTCAATATCCTCGCCAGCCAGCCGGCTGACTTTGACCGTACTAAGGGCCTGAACGTGATGCAGAACCTGCTGACCGCTCACCCGGACGTGCAGGCGGTGTTCGCGCAGAACGATGAAATGGCGCTGGGCGCGCTGCGCGCATTGCAAACCGCAGGTAAATCTGATGTGGTCGTTGTGGGCTTCGACGGCACCCCAGACGGGATTAAGGCTGTTGAAGGCGGCAAACTGGCTGCGACCGTGGCTCAGCTGCCGGAGCAGATTGGCGTGATTGGCGTCCAGACTGCGGATAAAGTGTTGAAAGGCCAGAAAGTACAGGCTATCAACCCGGTTGACCTGAAGCTGGTCACCAAATAA
- the rbsK gene encoding ribokinase, with protein MMKTGKLAVLGSINADHILNLAHFPRPGETVIGKQYQVAFGGKGANQAVAAGRSGADIAFIACVGDDDIGERIRQQLATDRIDIAPVEAVAGESTGVALIFVNGEGENTIGIHAGANAAVTPERVEKHRQVIAGADALLMQLESPLESVLAAARIAHQNQTKVILNPAPATELSDELLSLVDMITPNETEAQILTGVAVNSDEDAAQAAAVLHDKGIASVLITLGSRGVWLSEQGSGQRVAGFRVEAVDTIAAGDTFNGALIAALLEQRPMAEAVRFAHAAAAIAVTRRGAQPSVPWREEIDSFLQQQG; from the coding sequence ATGATGAAAACCGGTAAACTGGCTGTCCTTGGCAGCATTAATGCAGATCACATCCTTAACCTGGCGCACTTTCCGCGCCCTGGCGAAACGGTGATCGGGAAGCAGTATCAGGTCGCATTTGGTGGGAAGGGTGCAAACCAGGCCGTTGCCGCCGGGCGCAGCGGCGCGGATATTGCCTTTATTGCCTGCGTGGGTGACGACGACATCGGCGAACGTATTCGCCAGCAGCTGGCCACCGACCGTATCGATATCGCGCCGGTGGAAGCGGTGGCGGGTGAGTCGACCGGCGTGGCGCTGATCTTTGTCAACGGCGAAGGTGAAAACACCATCGGCATCCACGCAGGGGCGAATGCCGCCGTGACGCCTGAGCGGGTGGAGAAACACCGGCAGGTGATTGCCGGGGCGGATGCGCTGCTGATGCAGCTTGAATCTCCGCTGGAGAGCGTGCTGGCCGCCGCGCGTATTGCGCATCAAAATCAGACCAAAGTGATCCTTAACCCGGCACCGGCTACCGAGCTTTCCGACGAGCTGCTGTCGCTGGTGGATATGATCACCCCGAATGAAACCGAAGCGCAGATCCTTACCGGCGTGGCGGTCAACAGCGATGAAGACGCGGCGCAAGCGGCAGCTGTACTGCACGACAAAGGTATTGCCAGCGTGCTGATCACCCTGGGCAGCCGCGGCGTGTGGCTGAGCGAGCAGGGCAGCGGCCAGCGCGTGGCCGGTTTCCGTGTGGAGGCGGTAGATACCATCGCGGCGGGCGATACCTTTAACGGTGCGCTGATCGCCGCGCTGCTGGAACAGCGCCCGATGGCGGAAGCGGTGCGATTCGCCCATGCGGCCGCGGCGATTGCCGTTACGCGACGCGGCGCGCAGCCTTCCGTACCCTGGCGTGAAGAGATCGACAGCTTCTTGCAACAGCAGGGGTAA